One window of Caldisericum exile AZM16c01 genomic DNA carries:
- the tig gene encoding trigger factor has translation MDYTVKERTQSKILAEIAHTKDEIEHAKKEAYSNLSKKIKIPGFRLGKAPYEIGSAYIGSERLLEEAFELLLDKSLVEFFEKENIEPFTKPSVDVKEFSHDKIVYEVTVEFLPQIEFDPEKKLEIKRTIEVKESEIEEKLKELQETFTELEPKNSPVENGDIIEVAYRIGDKDEQTITVEVGKDKVVGNFNELVLGKNIGEEFEVETQNTVVKFRVISIKTKKVPEINDDFAKEIGSESLEALREKIKSEIYENKKLQLEENRGREALYEVAKDLNVELPKKYIEGEVESRYKEYETEYLKHGLKLESLLEKEGKTVDQFKEEIKKDVIQELKETLILREIIKKKGLMASKDEIEKEFERILQDEHIEKGSVKMNEEIERYIRNEILKNKAISILKENTIIMFGGE, from the coding sequence ATGGATTATACAGTAAAAGAGAGAACTCAATCAAAGATTTTAGCAGAAATTGCTCACACTAAAGACGAAATTGAGCACGCTAAAAAAGAGGCTTATTCTAATCTTTCTAAAAAAATTAAAATCCCTGGATTTAGATTAGGAAAAGCGCCTTACGAGATAGGTTCTGCGTATATTGGCTCTGAGCGTTTGCTTGAAGAAGCCTTTGAGTTGCTTCTTGATAAATCATTAGTTGAATTCTTTGAAAAAGAAAATATAGAACCTTTTACGAAGCCTTCGGTTGATGTAAAAGAGTTTTCTCACGATAAGATTGTTTACGAAGTTACTGTAGAGTTTCTCCCGCAAATTGAATTTGACCCTGAAAAAAAGTTGGAAATAAAAAGGACGATTGAAGTGAAAGAAAGCGAAATAGAAGAAAAACTAAAGGAACTTCAGGAAACTTTTACCGAACTTGAACCCAAAAATTCTCCTGTTGAAAATGGCGACATAATTGAGGTTGCATATAGAATTGGGGATAAAGATGAACAGACTATCACTGTTGAAGTTGGGAAGGACAAGGTTGTTGGTAATTTTAATGAATTGGTCTTGGGAAAGAATATAGGTGAAGAGTTTGAAGTTGAAACTCAAAATACTGTTGTTAAATTTAGAGTAATTTCTATTAAAACAAAAAAGGTCCCAGAAATTAATGATGACTTTGCAAAGGAAATTGGATCGGAGTCTCTTGAAGCGCTTAGGGAAAAAATAAAGTCTGAAATTTACGAAAATAAAAAACTTCAATTGGAAGAGAATAGAGGAAGAGAAGCGTTGTATGAAGTTGCTAAAGATTTAAATGTTGAACTCCCTAAGAAATATATTGAAGGTGAAGTAGAGTCTCGTTACAAGGAGTATGAAACTGAATATCTAAAGCACGGGCTAAAACTTGAATCTTTACTTGAAAAAGAAGGAAAAACTGTTGATCAATTTAAAGAGGAAATTAAAAAAGATGTAATTCAAGAATTAAAAGAAACGCTTATATTAAGAGAAATTATAAAGAAGAAGGGCTTAATGGCTTCTAAAGATGAAATTGAAAAAGAATTTGAAAGAATTCTTCAAGATGAGCATATAGAAAAGGGCAGTGTTAAAATGAACGAGGAAATTGAAAGATATATAAGAAACGAAATATTGAAAAACAAGGCTATTTCAATATTGAAAGAAAATACTATAATAATGTTTGGAGGTGAGTAA
- the clpP gene encoding ATP-dependent Clp endopeptidase proteolytic subunit ClpP, with amino-acid sequence MPIIPSVVETTGRGEVSFDIYSRLLKDRIIFLTGEIETVHADLIVAELLYLESLDSTQDIYLYINSPGGEVIPGMAIYDTMQYIKAPVATICLGQAASLAAVILAAGRKGKRYALPHSRILIHQPWGGAQGQATDIEIQAKELIRIKRMINEILSKHTGQPVEKIQRDTERDYFMSPEEAKEYGLIDQIISIREP; translated from the coding sequence TTGCCAATTATTCCAAGCGTTGTTGAAACAACAGGAAGAGGAGAAGTAAGTTTTGACATTTATTCAAGACTTTTAAAAGACAGAATAATATTTTTAACTGGTGAGATTGAAACCGTACATGCTGATTTGATTGTTGCAGAACTTCTCTATCTTGAATCTCTGGACTCAACTCAGGATATATATCTATACATAAATAGCCCTGGTGGTGAGGTAATTCCCGGAATGGCTATTTATGATACAATGCAATACATTAAAGCACCTGTTGCAACGATATGTTTAGGGCAGGCTGCATCTCTTGCTGCAGTAATTCTTGCTGCAGGAAGAAAGGGAAAGCGGTATGCACTTCCTCATTCGAGGATTTTAATTCACCAACCTTGGGGTGGTGCACAGGGACAGGCAACTGATATTGAAATACAAGCAAAAGAACTTATAAGAATAAAAAGGATGATAAACGAAATACTTTCAAAACACACTGGACAACCTGTTGAAAAAATACAAAGGGATACCGAAAGAGACTACTTTATGTCTCCAGAAGAGGCAAAAGAATACGGTTTAATCGATCAAATTATCTCCATAAGGGAGCCTTAG
- the clpX gene encoding ATP-dependent Clp protease ATP-binding subunit ClpX encodes MEEPRCSFCGKSYSEVDKLITGPDGVYICNECVLKAYNLLMHEGKKKQSRKNIPLPSEIKAFLDEYIIGQEEAKLVISVAAYNHYKRIFQQNEEVEIEKSNILLIGPTGSGKTFIAKVLSKVLDVPLAISDATSITEAGYVGEDVESIIQRLLIASDFDVSKAEKGIAYIDEIDKIARKGENPSITRDVSGEGVQQGLLKILEGTVANVPPQGGRKHPLQEFIKVNTKDILFIGGGTFEGIEKIIEERNKKRKIGFAQEITNDDNLRILPQDLIKFGMIPEFVGRFPVIARLNRLSKEELVRILVEPKNALVKQYQKMFEIDGVSLEFEKDALEYIADKALELNIGARGLRAVIEQSMIELMYKIPQNKSIKRCIITKAFLEDAVEPILLNTKNERINLKEAA; translated from the coding sequence ATGGAAGAACCAAGATGTTCTTTTTGTGGAAAATCTTATAGTGAAGTTGACAAATTAATAACAGGCCCAGATGGTGTGTATATTTGTAATGAGTGCGTTTTAAAAGCATATAATCTCTTAATGCATGAGGGAAAGAAAAAACAGTCGAGGAAAAACATACCTCTTCCAAGCGAAATAAAAGCGTTTCTTGATGAGTATATAATTGGTCAAGAGGAAGCAAAACTTGTAATTTCAGTTGCGGCTTATAATCACTATAAAAGGATTTTTCAACAAAATGAAGAAGTTGAAATAGAAAAAAGCAATATTCTACTAATTGGACCAACCGGATCTGGTAAAACTTTTATTGCAAAAGTACTATCTAAAGTTCTTGATGTCCCACTTGCAATATCTGATGCAACAAGCATCACAGAGGCAGGTTACGTTGGAGAGGATGTAGAAAGCATTATCCAGAGGCTTCTTATTGCTTCTGATTTTGATGTATCTAAAGCGGAAAAAGGAATTGCTTACATAGACGAGATTGATAAGATTGCAAGAAAAGGCGAGAATCCATCAATAACAAGAGATGTATCAGGTGAAGGTGTTCAACAAGGACTGCTTAAAATACTTGAAGGCACCGTTGCGAATGTACCACCACAGGGTGGAAGAAAACATCCTTTGCAGGAATTTATTAAAGTGAATACAAAGGATATACTATTTATTGGTGGAGGTACCTTTGAAGGCATCGAAAAAATTATTGAGGAGAGAAATAAGAAGAGGAAAATTGGCTTTGCACAAGAGATTACAAACGATGATAATTTGAGAATCCTTCCACAAGACTTAATTAAGTTCGGCATGATTCCAGAGTTTGTTGGGAGATTTCCAGTAATTGCAAGGCTCAATAGGCTTTCCAAGGAAGAACTCGTTAGAATTTTGGTCGAGCCAAAGAATGCACTCGTGAAGCAGTATCAAAAAATGTTCGAAATTGATGGAGTCTCACTTGAATTCGAAAAGGACGCTCTTGAATATATTGCAGATAAAGCATTAGAATTGAATATTGGTGCTCGTGGCTTGCGTGCTGTAATTGAGCAATCTATGATTGAGCTCATGTATAAGATACCTCAGAATAAATCCATAAAAAGATGTATTATTACCAAGGCTTTCCTTGAAGATGCTGTTGAACCAATCCTTTTAAATACAAAGAATGAACGAATTAATCTTAAAGAGGCAGCGTAA
- the lon gene encoding endopeptidase La produces the protein MNERNFQKSYAPYFPLRGIVIFPHMVVPLIVGRPKSINAIEEALSTDKLIVVSTQKNGLIEEPEPKDVYDVGVGCEIIQVLRLPDGTYRIIVEGIERVKIKQFDLSPTIWHAHVEPLKSVYEPSTETEALMRLVSDKFALYSELNKKVPQDAILSLTNIDSPDRLIMVVISNLFVSVEEKQKILETTDVKEQLKYLHEILERENTILEISRKIDEEVRNRIEKSQKEYFLREKLKEIERELGEEGEGAGTISEIKNKMKGRKLPKYVIDKINEELEKLKKIPPMSPESGVIQNYIDWLLALPWDKSTVDTIDVKKAQEILDKNHYDLKDVKERILELIAVKKLKSDVKGPILCFVGPPGVGKTSLGKSIAEALGRKFVRVSLGGIRDEAEIRGHRRTYVGALPGRIIQGIKQAGVKNPVFLLDEIDKVGADFRGDPTAALLEALDPEQNNAFSDHYIELPFDLSEVLFITTANVVDTIPPALLDRMEVLTLPGYIDEEKLQIAKKFIIPKQLVAHGLESQDLVISDKAILKIINEYTREAGLRNLERSITKIIRKVAKEKAERGKIRRRITEENLRKYLGKPEFERESQEKKSLVGVACGMVVTLAGGDIVYIEATKMPGKGSLILTGQLGEVMKESAQAALSYIRANAEKLGVQPDFYDKYDIHIHVPEGAVPKEGPSAGITMFVALVSVLKGVPVNKDVAMTGEITLRGRVLPVGGIKEKVLGAYRANIRTIILPKANEIDIEDIPEGVRNNIRFYFIENVEEALNIALENEHREST, from the coding sequence ATGAACGAAAGGAACTTTCAAAAAAGTTATGCACCATACTTTCCCCTAAGAGGGATAGTAATATTTCCACATATGGTTGTGCCATTAATAGTTGGTCGACCAAAATCGATAAACGCAATAGAAGAAGCCCTTTCTACAGATAAGTTAATAGTAGTTTCAACGCAAAAAAACGGCCTCATTGAGGAGCCGGAACCAAAGGATGTATATGATGTTGGTGTTGGATGCGAAATTATTCAAGTATTGAGACTTCCTGATGGCACATATAGAATAATTGTTGAAGGTATCGAAAGAGTTAAAATAAAACAATTTGATTTATCGCCTACGATATGGCATGCACATGTTGAGCCTTTGAAAAGCGTATACGAGCCATCAACTGAAACAGAAGCCCTGATGAGGCTTGTATCGGATAAATTTGCACTCTATTCGGAACTTAACAAAAAAGTTCCTCAGGATGCGATTCTCAGTTTAACAAATATTGACTCACCAGATCGACTTATTATGGTTGTTATATCAAATCTTTTTGTATCGGTAGAAGAAAAACAAAAAATTCTTGAGACGACCGATGTAAAGGAACAGTTAAAATATCTTCATGAAATTCTTGAAAGGGAAAACACGATTCTTGAAATATCAAGAAAGATAGACGAGGAAGTAAGAAACAGGATTGAGAAAAGCCAAAAAGAGTACTTTTTAAGAGAAAAATTAAAAGAGATCGAAAGAGAACTTGGTGAAGAAGGAGAAGGCGCAGGAACAATCTCAGAAATAAAAAATAAGATGAAGGGAAGAAAACTTCCCAAATATGTAATTGATAAGATTAACGAGGAGCTTGAAAAACTTAAGAAAATTCCGCCAATGAGTCCTGAAAGTGGGGTGATTCAAAATTATATTGATTGGCTTCTTGCGTTACCTTGGGATAAATCTACTGTTGATACAATTGACGTTAAAAAAGCACAGGAAATTCTCGATAAGAACCATTATGACTTAAAAGATGTTAAAGAAAGAATTCTTGAACTCATTGCAGTTAAAAAACTTAAAAGTGATGTTAAAGGGCCAATTCTCTGCTTTGTTGGTCCTCCGGGGGTTGGTAAAACTTCCTTAGGAAAATCCATTGCTGAAGCGCTTGGAAGAAAATTTGTAAGAGTTTCTTTAGGCGGAATTAGGGATGAAGCAGAAATAAGGGGACATAGAAGAACCTATGTCGGTGCACTACCTGGGAGAATTATTCAGGGAATAAAGCAAGCAGGAGTTAAAAACCCAGTATTCCTTCTTGATGAAATAGACAAGGTTGGAGCAGATTTTAGAGGTGATCCAACAGCAGCACTTCTTGAAGCACTTGATCCAGAGCAAAATAATGCGTTTTCGGATCATTATATTGAACTTCCTTTTGATCTCTCCGAAGTGCTTTTCATAACTACCGCAAATGTTGTCGATACAATTCCACCTGCACTACTTGATAGAATGGAAGTTCTTACACTGCCAGGTTACATTGATGAAGAAAAGCTACAAATTGCAAAGAAATTTATAATTCCAAAGCAACTTGTAGCCCATGGACTTGAGTCTCAAGATTTGGTGATTTCCGACAAAGCTATTCTTAAAATTATTAATGAATATACAAGAGAAGCAGGCCTAAGAAATCTCGAGAGATCGATTACCAAAATAATAAGAAAGGTTGCAAAAGAAAAGGCTGAACGAGGGAAAATTCGAAGAAGAATTACAGAAGAAAACCTTCGCAAATATCTTGGAAAGCCAGAATTTGAAAGGGAGTCCCAAGAAAAGAAGAGCCTTGTTGGTGTTGCTTGCGGAATGGTTGTGACTCTTGCAGGCGGAGACATTGTTTATATAGAGGCAACCAAAATGCCAGGTAAAGGTAGCCTTATTCTTACAGGACAGTTAGGTGAGGTGATGAAGGAATCTGCCCAGGCTGCATTGAGTTATATAAGAGCTAATGCTGAAAAACTTGGAGTTCAACCAGATTTTTACGATAAGTACGATATACACATTCATGTGCCTGAAGGTGCGGTGCCTAAAGAGGGGCCGTCTGCTGGAATTACAATGTTTGTAGCTCTTGTTTCTGTGTTGAAAGGCGTTCCTGTTAACAAGGATGTCGCTATGACCGGGGAAATTACTCTAAGAGGTAGAGTGCTTCCAGTTGGCGGAATTAAAGAGAAAGTACTTGGTGCATATAGAGCGAACATCAGGACAATAATTCTTCCAAAGGCAAACGAGATTGATATTGAAGATATACCAGAAGGAGTTCGCAATAACATAAGGTTTTACTTTATAGAAAATGTAGAAGAGGCGCTGAATATTGCACTTGAAAATGAGCATAGGGAAAGTACTTAA
- a CDS encoding helix-turn-helix domain-containing protein, translated as MSIGKVLKEEREKRNLTLEDVSKGTLIREYYLEKIEADDFGNEFDGFVLSYIKKYAEFLEIDAQPLLTEYKELFKETKVIKRSTNKKLKFIALIFILLFIVGFVFSLGKFKSGTQVTINESISQTETSPKESEIPIQTPQEQTPSQPQNNLQEQSPNYPVILVLKSNGRCWLGMTIDGNYSQRFINQNETLELHAKNYIQIRFGNAKVVTVIYNGKDLGPVSSSETVVELRYTTSGVEKVNFP; from the coding sequence ATGAGCATAGGGAAAGTACTTAAGGAAGAACGTGAAAAAAGAAATTTAACCCTCGAGGATGTCTCGAAAGGGACCCTTATAAGAGAATATTATCTTGAAAAAATTGAAGCTGATGATTTTGGTAATGAGTTTGATGGTTTTGTGCTTTCCTATATTAAGAAGTATGCAGAGTTTTTAGAAATTGATGCACAGCCACTTTTAACCGAGTATAAGGAACTGTTCAAGGAAACAAAGGTTATTAAGCGGAGTACAAATAAAAAACTTAAATTTATAGCTTTAATTTTTATTTTGCTTTTTATTGTTGGATTTGTTTTTTCTCTTGGAAAATTCAAAAGTGGAACTCAAGTTACAATAAATGAGAGTATTAGCCAGACAGAAACTTCCCCGAAGGAGTCCGAAATTCCCATCCAAACACCTCAAGAACAAACCCCATCACAACCTCAGAACAACTTACAAGAACAGTCTCCTAACTACCCTGTTATACTCGTTTTGAAAAGTAATGGGAGATGCTGGCTCGGAATGACAATTGATGGTAATTATTCACAAAGATTTATTAACCAAAATGAGACACTTGAATTACATGCAAAAAACTATATTCAAATTCGTTTTGGAAACGCAAAGGTTGTTACGGTAATCTATAACGGCAAGGATCTTGGACCAGTAAGTAGTAGTGAAACCGTTGTTGAACTCAGGTATACCACGAGCGGGGTAGAAAAGGTTAATTTCCCATGA
- the rimO gene encoding 30S ribosomal protein S12 methylthiotransferase RimO codes for MKKVSIISLGCPKNLVDSERVLGELATKYSITFDTDNADIVLINTCAFLKESRAESEEVISEFVEKKQKGKIDKLLVLGCYPSLDVEGLKRKFPSVDGFVGTNNLRSVLKAIENGGVFVDKTPEYADLPRLQVTLPHYSYLKIADGCSHRCAFCLIPKIKGNTHSYDIDFLVREAKALSENGVKELVLIAQDTTQYGIDLYKEIKLIELLKELEKIDNLEWIRILYTYPHPYMQLLIEYIQKSKKIVPYIDMPIQHASDKILKAMLRAYSKKELESIVSKIKESDIAFRTSVIVGFPTEGEDDFKELEEFIEKYGVDHIGIFKYSNEFGTESYTLEQVDEDTKEERFKRLNELKERLAIKRSKSFLGKEISFIVDFYDSRLKKSFGRSIYDAPDIDNVVIAQGKLKQGEIYRGIVKEANPYEWVVEIKK; via the coding sequence ATGAAAAAAGTTTCAATAATTAGTTTAGGTTGTCCTAAAAACCTCGTTGATTCTGAGCGTGTTCTTGGTGAACTTGCAACGAAGTATTCGATAACTTTTGATACTGATAATGCCGATATTGTCTTAATTAATACATGTGCTTTTCTTAAAGAATCAAGAGCTGAATCTGAAGAAGTAATAAGTGAATTTGTTGAAAAGAAGCAAAAGGGTAAAATTGACAAATTACTTGTCCTTGGATGTTATCCGTCTTTAGATGTAGAGGGACTTAAAAGGAAATTTCCATCTGTTGATGGTTTTGTTGGAACAAACAATCTTAGAAGTGTTTTAAAGGCAATAGAAAATGGCGGTGTTTTTGTCGATAAAACACCTGAGTATGCAGATTTGCCACGACTCCAAGTTACCTTACCTCACTACAGTTATTTAAAAATTGCAGATGGTTGCTCGCATAGATGTGCCTTTTGCCTTATACCAAAGATAAAAGGCAACACCCACAGTTACGATATAGATTTTCTTGTTAGAGAAGCGAAGGCACTTTCGGAAAATGGTGTTAAAGAACTCGTTTTAATTGCGCAAGATACCACCCAGTATGGCATAGATTTGTATAAGGAAATTAAACTTATCGAACTTTTAAAAGAATTGGAAAAAATAGATAATCTTGAATGGATAAGAATTCTTTATACATATCCTCATCCTTATATGCAATTGCTTATTGAATATATTCAAAAGTCTAAAAAAATTGTGCCATATATCGACATGCCAATACAACACGCTTCGGATAAAATACTCAAAGCAATGCTTCGTGCATATTCCAAAAAAGAACTTGAAAGCATAGTTTCTAAAATTAAGGAATCAGACATTGCCTTTAGGACTTCTGTTATCGTGGGATTTCCAACCGAAGGTGAGGATGATTTTAAGGAACTTGAAGAATTCATAGAGAAGTATGGAGTCGACCATATTGGTATTTTTAAGTATTCAAATGAATTTGGAACAGAAAGTTACACATTGGAACAAGTCGATGAAGATACAAAAGAAGAAAGGTTTAAAAGATTAAATGAATTAAAGGAAAGACTTGCAATAAAGAGAAGCAAGTCATTCCTTGGAAAGGAAATTTCTTTTATAGTTGATTTTTATGATTCAAGATTAAAGAAATCATTTGGGCGATCCATTTACGATGCTCCGGATATTGATAATGTAGTTATTGCACAGGGAAAACTAAAACAAGGTGAAATTTATAGAGGAATTGTAAAAGAGGCGAACCCTTATGAGTGGGTGGTTGAAATAAAAAAATGA
- the thpR gene encoding RNA 2',3'-cyclic phosphodiesterase codes for MRIFISLKTTPYEDELFKILCDLKKKIRGDIKWVSKDNLHVTTKFLGEVEESFLQEIFRIVKETVKISKPFSFEIKGISGFPKKDFARVLFFSIVDFDKNIENIMKILDKDFEKYHFKREESYVPHITFGRCRRNYINLNEYKFEDFDFVVNALGLTVYESILMSNGPIYKEIETFNFKD; via the coding sequence ATGAGAATTTTCATATCTTTAAAAACAACTCCTTATGAAGACGAACTTTTCAAAATTCTATGTGATCTCAAGAAGAAGATTAGAGGAGATATAAAGTGGGTTTCTAAAGATAACCTTCATGTTACAACAAAGTTCCTTGGGGAAGTAGAGGAGTCATTTCTTCAAGAAATTTTTAGAATTGTTAAAGAAACTGTAAAAATTAGCAAACCTTTTTCATTTGAAATTAAAGGGATCTCTGGCTTCCCGAAGAAGGATTTTGCAAGAGTTCTATTCTTTTCAATAGTCGACTTCGACAAAAACATAGAAAACATAATGAAAATACTTGATAAAGATTTCGAAAAGTATCATTTTAAAAGAGAAGAATCCTATGTGCCTCACATTACTTTTGGAAGATGCAGGAGAAACTATATAAATCTTAACGAATATAAGTTTGAGGATTTTGATTTTGTTGTAAACGCCTTAGGGCTTACAGTATATGAAAGTATATTGATGAGCAATGGCCCTATTTACAAAGAAATTGAGACTTTTAATTTTAAAGATTAA